In Pogoniulus pusillus isolate bPogPus1 chromosome 41, bPogPus1.pri, whole genome shotgun sequence, a genomic segment contains:
- the DIRAS1 gene encoding GTP-binding protein Di-Ras1, which translates to MPEQSNDYRVVVFGAGGVGKSSLVLRFVKGTFRDTYIPTIEDTYRQVISCDKSVCTLQITDTTGSHQFPAMQRLSISKGHAFILVFSVTSRQSLEELRPIHQQLLQIKGSLESIPVMLVGNKCDETQREVESREGEALAREWKCSFMETSAKMNYNVKELFQELLNLEKRRNVSLSIDGKRGGKQKRTDKLKGKCSLM; encoded by the coding sequence ATGCCGGAGCAGAGCAACGACTACCGCGTGGTGGTGTTCGGCGCGGGCGGCGTGGGCAAGAGCTCGCTGGTGCTGCGCTTCGTCAAGGGGACCTTCCGCGACACCTACATCCCCACCATCGAGGACACCTACCGGCAGGTGATCAGCTGCGACAAGAGCGTCTGCACGCTGCAGATCACCGACACCACCGGCAGCCACCAGTTCCCGGCCATGCAGCGCCTCTCCATCTCCAAGGGCCACGCCTTCATCCTGGTCTTCTCGGTGACCAGCAGGCAGTCGCTGGAGGAGCTGCGGCCGatccaccagcagctgctgcagatcaagggcagcctggagagcatCCCGGTCATGCTGGTGGGCAACAAGTGCGACGAGACGCAGCGGGAGGTGGAGAGCAGGGAGGGCGAGGCGCTGGCGCGGGAGTGGAAGTGCTCCTTCATGGAGACCTCGGCCAAGATGAACTACAACGTGAAGGAGCTCTTCCAGGAGCTGCTCAACCTGGAGAAGCGCCGCAACGTCAGCCTGAGCATCGACGGCAAGCGCGGCGGCAAGCAGAAGCGGACAGACAAACTCAAGGGGAAGTGCAGCCTCATGTAG